In Myxococcales bacterium, a single genomic region encodes these proteins:
- a CDS encoding 2OG-Fe(II) oxygenase — protein sequence MIGPMASASRVRGRGEGAAERLAKDLAVHIEQAVEATVAAAWAEGVLRAKSDWTAAFGGEQHSLGRAFYTHLEQGTLDEYFADAPRSDERVEAAAPGLQSTMRALVARVTGADVVARRDFCGPGVHIFSPEEKVAREGGVVHFDTEGLPARHRTLKKPALSLVLMLSAPSEGGGLSLWDVRYEGQDAVPRRSQARAAKVTVHSRAGDAVLFDSYVLHQILPFAGTAHRVSATVHAAEVEAGRWETWF from the coding sequence ATGATTGGCCCCATGGCTAGCGCGTCGAGGGTTCGCGGGCGTGGCGAGGGAGCCGCGGAGCGCCTCGCGAAGGACCTCGCCGTCCACATCGAACAGGCCGTTGAGGCGACCGTCGCCGCGGCGTGGGCCGAGGGCGTGCTACGAGCGAAGAGCGACTGGACCGCCGCTTTCGGAGGCGAGCAACACTCGCTCGGTCGTGCGTTCTACACACATCTCGAGCAAGGGACGCTCGACGAGTATTTCGCCGATGCGCCCCGCTCCGACGAGCGCGTGGAGGCTGCTGCGCCGGGCCTCCAGTCGACGATGCGTGCGCTCGTCGCGCGCGTGACGGGCGCGGACGTCGTCGCGCGACGGGACTTCTGCGGGCCTGGCGTTCACATCTTTTCGCCAGAGGAGAAGGTCGCGCGCGAGGGGGGCGTCGTTCACTTCGACACCGAGGGCCTTCCGGCGCGTCATCGCACGCTCAAGAAGCCCGCGCTCAGCTTGGTGCTCATGCTGAGCGCGCCCTCGGAAGGTGGCGGCCTCTCATTGTGGGACGTTCGGTACGAGGGCCAGGACGCGGTGCCCCGGCGGTCGCAGGCGCGCGCAGCCAAGGTCACGGTCCACAGCCGTGCCGGCGACGCCGTCCTCTTCGATAGCTACGTGCTTCACCAGATTCTCCCGTTCGCTGGCACCGCGCATCGCGTGAGCGCGACGGTGCACGCGGCTGAGGTCGAGGCGGGCCGCTGGGAGACCTGGTTCTGA
- a CDS encoding class I SAM-dependent methyltransferase, which produces MTPAFALCLAAATASACGGSVAAPNAAASNAEPSYARVSAAAAPEGTPEKIKWAMAGEHRTESRARDAHRHPLETLMFFGLKDDMTVVELYAGRGWYTELLAPVLRDRGRLIVTNWNPATSKFGASLDRKLKASPALYDKVNAVVIDPPKSIPLGPDGSADLVLTFRNIHNWLGDGDTEAIFAAAFRVLKPGGTLGVVEHRAASGTTLAQMQQTGYVTEDKAVELANAAGFQLTEKSEINANPRDTKNHPNGVWSLPPSLRGGEVDKAKYLAIGESDRMTLKFKKP; this is translated from the coding sequence ATGACGCCTGCCTTCGCCCTGTGTCTCGCTGCTGCCACCGCGTCCGCCTGCGGCGGGTCCGTGGCGGCCCCCAACGCCGCCGCGAGCAACGCAGAGCCAAGTTACGCGCGAGTGAGCGCTGCGGCTGCCCCCGAAGGCACGCCCGAGAAGATCAAGTGGGCCATGGCCGGCGAACACCGTACCGAGAGCCGCGCGCGCGACGCGCACCGCCATCCGCTAGAGACGCTCATGTTTTTCGGGCTCAAAGACGACATGACCGTCGTCGAGCTCTACGCGGGCCGCGGCTGGTACACCGAACTCCTCGCGCCTGTGCTCCGCGACCGCGGTCGTCTCATCGTCACGAACTGGAATCCGGCGACCAGCAAGTTCGGCGCGTCACTCGACCGAAAGCTGAAGGCGTCACCGGCGCTCTACGACAAGGTCAACGCGGTCGTCATCGACCCACCCAAGAGCATCCCGCTGGGCCCCGACGGCTCCGCCGACCTCGTTCTCACGTTCCGCAACATTCACAATTGGCTTGGCGATGGCGACACGGAAGCGATCTTCGCGGCGGCCTTCAGGGTCCTCAAGCCTGGCGGAACCTTAGGTGTCGTGGAGCACCGCGCCGCTTCTGGCACCACCTTGGCCCAGATGCAGCAGACCGGCTACGTCACCGAGGACAAGGCCGTCGAACTCGCCAACGCTGCGGGGTTTCAGCTCACCGAGAAGAGCGAGATCAACGCGAATCCGCGGGACACGAAGAACCATCCGAACGGGGTCTGGTCGCTCCCGCCTTCGCTCCGGGGCGGCGAGGTCGACAAGGCCAAATACCTGGCCATCGGCGAGAGCGATCGAATGACGCTCAAGTTCAAGAAGCCTTGA
- the lon gene encoding endopeptidase La, with protein sequence MVDSKIQEPELLPILPLRNSVVFPASVVPINVGRSRSVRLVEDLIGQERAVVGIVSQREADVDEPGFADLYEVGTVARVVKIIRLGASNYSVVLHGLARMRLEAQAGIDPYMRARVRRLPEDLERDAELDRLGSQLRSSMREVLQLMPNLPQETAGILDNVRESAALADLIASNLTIEQATVADKQNILETLEAKTRVRAVYAIVGRQLEVLRVRREVGAMVESEGKSQRELVLRQQMKTIREELGEGAEDDEVEELRERVRNASLPEDALKIARKQLSRLAGMQQQSAEYNVTRTYVEWLSDLPWSKLTTDKLDVEDVRRCLDEDHFGLEKVKKRIVEYIAVRKLRGDKKGPILCFIGPPGVGKTSLGRSIARSMGRRYHRIALGGVRDEAEVRGHRRTYVGALPGRIIQGLKKVAVRNPVFVLDEIDKMGVDMMGDPAAALLEVLDPEQNSTFQDHYIDTPFDLAQVTFLATANNPDTIPEALWDRLEIIEVPGYTRMEKRNIAREFLCPKQLAAHGLTPERLEFTVEGIDAIIDEYTREAGVRGLEREIGGVCRHVAMRLAEGEDLHIVANKETVEKILGVPRFTREVIEEALTPGVATGLAWTPSGGDVLFIEASKMPGKGMVTVTGNLKSVMQESASAAVTFVRSKAALLGLDPEFLKTIDLHIHVPKHATPKDGPSAGVTMFTAVASLLLGVPVKKDVAMTGEITLRGNVLPVGGIKEKLLAAHRAGMRIILIPARNERDLDDVPKDVRAELTIHLINRVHEILPIVLETPPDSPPPSLKSPPTSGDGGEATV encoded by the coding sequence GTGGTCGATAGCAAAATTCAGGAGCCCGAGCTCCTACCCATCCTTCCGCTCCGCAACAGCGTCGTCTTTCCCGCGAGCGTTGTTCCCATCAACGTCGGGCGCTCGCGCAGCGTGCGCCTCGTCGAAGATCTCATCGGTCAAGAGCGCGCCGTTGTCGGCATCGTCAGTCAGCGTGAGGCTGACGTCGACGAACCAGGCTTCGCCGATCTCTACGAGGTCGGGACTGTAGCGCGCGTCGTAAAGATCATTCGCCTCGGTGCGTCGAACTACTCGGTCGTGCTCCACGGCCTCGCGCGCATGAGGCTCGAAGCGCAGGCCGGCATCGACCCGTACATGCGCGCGCGCGTGCGGCGCCTACCGGAAGACCTCGAGCGCGACGCCGAGCTCGATCGCCTCGGCAGCCAGCTCCGCAGCTCCATGCGCGAGGTGCTGCAGCTGATGCCCAACCTTCCCCAAGAGACGGCCGGCATTCTCGACAACGTCCGCGAGAGCGCGGCCCTGGCCGATCTCATCGCGTCCAACCTGACCATCGAGCAGGCCACCGTCGCCGACAAACAGAACATCCTCGAGACCCTCGAGGCGAAGACCCGCGTGCGCGCCGTCTACGCCATCGTGGGTCGCCAGCTTGAGGTGCTCCGCGTGCGTCGCGAGGTAGGGGCCATGGTCGAGAGCGAGGGCAAGAGCCAGCGCGAGCTCGTGCTTCGCCAGCAGATGAAGACCATTCGCGAAGAACTCGGCGAGGGCGCCGAGGACGACGAGGTAGAGGAGCTCCGCGAGCGCGTACGCAACGCGAGCTTGCCGGAAGACGCCCTCAAGATCGCTCGCAAGCAGCTCTCGCGTCTTGCGGGCATGCAGCAGCAGTCGGCCGAATACAACGTGACGCGAACGTACGTCGAGTGGTTGTCGGACCTGCCGTGGTCCAAGTTGACGACCGACAAGCTCGACGTCGAAGACGTGCGTCGCTGCCTCGACGAAGACCACTTCGGCCTCGAGAAGGTCAAGAAGCGAATCGTGGAGTACATCGCCGTTCGCAAGCTGCGCGGCGACAAGAAGGGCCCGATCCTCTGCTTTATCGGTCCGCCCGGTGTAGGCAAGACGTCGCTCGGTCGGTCCATCGCTCGGTCGATGGGCCGTCGCTACCACCGCATCGCGCTCGGTGGCGTCCGTGACGAAGCGGAGGTGCGCGGGCATCGACGAACCTACGTCGGCGCGCTGCCGGGCCGGATCATCCAGGGCCTCAAGAAGGTCGCCGTTCGCAACCCCGTCTTCGTGCTCGATGAAATCGACAAGATGGGCGTCGACATGATGGGCGATCCGGCGGCAGCGCTCCTCGAGGTGCTTGACCCGGAGCAGAATTCGACCTTCCAGGACCACTACATCGACACGCCGTTCGACCTCGCGCAGGTCACGTTCTTAGCGACGGCCAACAACCCCGACACAATCCCTGAGGCGTTGTGGGACCGGCTCGAGATCATCGAGGTCCCTGGCTACACGCGCATGGAGAAGCGCAACATCGCCCGCGAGTTCTTGTGCCCCAAGCAGCTCGCAGCCCACGGCCTCACGCCGGAGCGCCTCGAGTTCACGGTGGAGGGCATCGACGCCATCATCGACGAGTACACGCGTGAGGCCGGCGTTCGCGGCCTCGAGCGAGAGATCGGCGGGGTCTGCCGTCACGTGGCCATGCGACTGGCCGAGGGCGAGGACCTTCACATCGTCGCCAACAAGGAGACCGTCGAGAAGATCCTCGGCGTGCCGCGCTTCACACGTGAGGTCATCGAGGAGGCGCTCACGCCCGGCGTAGCCACGGGCCTCGCCTGGACGCCGAGCGGCGGTGACGTGCTCTTCATCGAAGCGTCCAAGATGCCTGGCAAGGGCATGGTCACGGTGACCGGCAACTTGAAGAGCGTCATGCAGGAGTCGGCCTCGGCGGCCGTCACCTTCGTGCGGAGCAAGGCGGCGCTCTTGGGGCTCGACCCGGAGTTCCTGAAGACCATCGACCTCCACATCCACGTTCCCAAACACGCCACTCCGAAGGACGGCCCGAGCGCCGGCGTGACCATGTTCACGGCCGTCGCGTCGCTGCTCCTGGGAGTTCCTGTGAAGAAGGACGTGGCGATGACCGGGGAAATTACTCTGCGCGGCAATGTGCTTCCCGTCGGCGGCATCAAGGAGAAGCTCTTGGCTGCGCACCGAGCCGGCATGCGGATCATCCTCATTCCGGCGCGCAACGAGCGCGATCTCGACGACGTTCCCAAAGACGTTCGCGCCGAGCTGACCATCCACCTGATCAACCGCGTGCACGAGATTTTGCCGATCGTGCTCGAGACACCACCCGACAGCCCGCCGCCGAGTCTGAAGTCGCCGCCTACCAGCGGTGACGGCGGTGAGGCCACCGTCTGA
- a CDS encoding serine/threonine protein kinase, with translation MSASSAFNNRAPTQPGDIIAGKYRVVRELGRGGVGVVVEVEHQKLRQRLAIKLLDPFFVRDSDIVDRFEREARAMAALKSPYVTAVSDVDVLEDGTPYMVMELLEGHDMSAELRKRQVLPPLEAIDFVVQACEGLATVHAHGIVHRDLKPSNLFLVPTATGHTVKVMDFGISKFEGNEVTRTGSSLGTPAYMSPEQVRSPRDVDVRTDIWSLGVLLFRALSGALPFEGEGITGMSVAIVNEEAKRLDALRPELPYELVHLVHRCLEKDREARFATATELRDALTAVRRTMQVRSQAPTIPFVDLPVESGAEVLDSFIRNAPRASTAATPSSASPTAAPAMAPDPAKSKKGLVVGLVVFLAALAALGAVGVMLVRVRAPEATISPASSAEPTPPTSAPAMEPAPPATAEAPKAVEPAPSPVPSASVVPAASVDAPAAAGPVKARPAPPAARPAAAPPGKRPAPVKPATPASPAAPPAEMPMLL, from the coding sequence GTGTCCGCTTCCTCAGCCTTCAACAACCGAGCGCCGACGCAGCCGGGTGACATCATCGCCGGCAAGTACCGCGTGGTGCGCGAGCTGGGCCGCGGCGGCGTCGGCGTGGTGGTGGAGGTTGAGCACCAGAAGTTGCGCCAGCGGCTGGCCATCAAACTCCTCGACCCGTTCTTCGTTCGCGACTCCGACATCGTCGACCGCTTCGAGCGCGAGGCCCGCGCCATGGCGGCGCTAAAGAGCCCCTACGTGACGGCCGTCAGCGACGTCGACGTGCTCGAAGACGGCACGCCGTACATGGTCATGGAGCTCTTGGAAGGCCACGACATGTCGGCGGAGCTCCGGAAGCGTCAGGTGCTTCCGCCGCTCGAGGCCATCGACTTCGTGGTGCAAGCTTGCGAGGGCCTCGCGACGGTTCACGCGCACGGCATCGTGCATCGTGATTTGAAGCCGTCGAACCTGTTCCTCGTTCCGACGGCCACCGGCCACACGGTCAAGGTGATGGACTTCGGCATCTCGAAGTTCGAGGGCAACGAGGTCACGCGCACCGGCTCCAGCCTGGGGACGCCGGCGTACATGTCGCCGGAGCAGGTTCGGTCGCCCCGTGACGTCGACGTGCGAACAGACATCTGGTCGCTCGGCGTGCTCCTCTTTCGCGCGCTCTCGGGCGCGCTGCCCTTCGAAGGCGAGGGCATCACGGGCATGTCCGTCGCCATTGTGAACGAAGAAGCGAAGCGGCTCGACGCGTTGCGGCCCGAGCTGCCCTACGAGCTGGTGCACCTGGTTCACCGTTGCTTGGAGAAGGATCGGGAAGCGCGCTTTGCGACGGCGACGGAGCTACGCGACGCGCTCACGGCTGTTCGCCGCACGATGCAAGTGCGCTCGCAGGCGCCGACGATTCCGTTCGTCGACCTGCCGGTGGAGAGCGGCGCGGAGGTCCTTGATTCCTTCATTCGGAACGCGCCGCGGGCTTCAACTGCCGCGACGCCGTCGAGCGCGAGCCCTACGGCCGCGCCTGCGATGGCGCCGGATCCGGCGAAGTCAAAGAAGGGGCTCGTCGTTGGGCTCGTCGTCTTTCTCGCCGCGCTCGCGGCACTGGGTGCCGTCGGCGTGATGCTCGTGCGTGTGAGGGCGCCGGAGGCGACGATCTCACCGGCCAGCTCGGCCGAGCCAACGCCACCGACGAGCGCCCCCGCCATGGAGCCGGCGCCGCCGGCAACCGCCGAAGCGCCCAAGGCGGTGGAGCCGGCGCCGTCCCCTGTTCCGTCAGCATCCGTCGTCCCAGCCGCTTCCGTCGACGCGCCCGCTGCGGCGGGGCCGGTGAAGGCGCGGCCCGCACCGCCAGCGGCAAGGCCTGCGGCTGCTCCGCCAGGCAAGCGACCCGCGCCGGTCAAGCCGGCTACGCCCGCATCGCCGGCAGCCCCGCCCGCCGAGATGCCCATGCTTCTTTGA
- the tsaB gene encoding tRNA (adenosine(37)-N6)-threonylcarbamoyltransferase complex dimerization subunit type 1 TsaB, whose translation MNRDLVCAFDSSTPLASVAVFSIAKNELVANVERVMDRAHGEGLLPLVDEVLTSLGLGPRDVGRWAVGVGPGSFTGTRIGVATAKGIVLATGAELVGVSAFDALCLDVAPDAKRRERVVALLDAQKGELYVRVDGEAPFYQAAGLVAGTLGRRITLPETALLVGAASADVELAGARRLVDRPHDVPRASAIARLAARAPAARAETVEPDYVRPADVTR comes from the coding sequence GTGAATCGCGATCTCGTCTGCGCCTTCGACAGCTCCACGCCGCTCGCGTCGGTGGCGGTCTTTTCAATCGCGAAGAACGAGCTTGTCGCCAACGTCGAGCGTGTGATGGACCGTGCCCATGGCGAAGGCCTCCTGCCGCTCGTCGACGAGGTCTTGACGTCGCTCGGCCTCGGGCCCCGCGACGTGGGGCGGTGGGCCGTGGGCGTGGGGCCCGGCTCCTTCACGGGAACGCGCATCGGCGTCGCCACGGCGAAGGGCATCGTGCTCGCGACCGGCGCCGAGCTCGTCGGCGTCAGCGCCTTCGACGCCTTGTGCCTGGATGTCGCGCCTGATGCGAAGCGGCGCGAGCGGGTCGTCGCGCTGCTCGACGCGCAGAAGGGGGAGCTCTACGTGCGCGTGGACGGCGAGGCGCCGTTCTACCAGGCCGCCGGCTTGGTTGCGGGCACCCTTGGGCGGCGCATCACGCTGCCAGAGACCGCTCTGCTCGTGGGGGCGGCTTCGGCAGACGTCGAGCTCGCTGGCGCGCGTCGTTTGGTCGACCGGCCCCACGATGTGCCGCGCGCGTCGGCCATTGCGAGGCTCGCTGCGCGGGCACCCGCCGCGCGTGCCGAGACCGTCGAGCCGGACTACGTCAGGCCCGCCGACGTCACGCGTTAG
- a CDS encoding thiolase family protein: MADVFIVEAVRSAIGVGKADRGALSGMRADVLLSKLLSALVERAKIDPGAISDVVAGVVTPIGEQGYNLARMAVLEAKWPVEVTGVTVNRMCGSSQQAIHQAAHAIMAGQEELVVACGVESMSRIPMGHDGLAGAKPWPPAPPEYPFDFVLQGTSAELIAEKWSLSREELDGLSLESHRRAVAARAAFAREIVPLDVTLPSGDRKTFALDEGPREATSMEKLRALPTVFKEGGVVHAGNSSQISDGAAAVLLASEAAIKRYGLKARARIVATATAGVDPVTMLTGVIPATRKVLARAGLSMKDIDLFEVNEAFASVVGAWQRDVGADLAKVNVRGGAIALGHPLGASGARLATTLLHALEDRSARYGLQTMCIGFGQATATIVDANV; the protein is encoded by the coding sequence GTGGCAGATGTCTTCATCGTAGAGGCCGTGCGTTCCGCCATCGGCGTCGGCAAGGCCGACCGCGGCGCCCTTTCAGGCATGCGCGCCGACGTGCTCCTTTCGAAGCTCCTCTCGGCGTTGGTCGAGCGCGCGAAGATCGATCCGGGAGCCATCTCCGATGTAGTGGCCGGCGTCGTCACGCCCATCGGCGAGCAGGGCTACAACCTCGCGCGCATGGCCGTGCTCGAGGCCAAGTGGCCCGTTGAGGTCACCGGCGTCACGGTCAACCGCATGTGCGGCTCGAGCCAGCAAGCGATCCATCAAGCAGCCCACGCGATCATGGCCGGGCAGGAAGAGCTCGTGGTTGCGTGCGGCGTCGAGAGCATGAGCCGCATTCCCATGGGGCACGACGGCCTCGCCGGCGCGAAACCTTGGCCGCCGGCGCCGCCTGAGTATCCCTTCGACTTCGTCCTCCAGGGAACAAGCGCCGAGCTCATCGCGGAGAAGTGGAGCCTGTCGCGGGAGGAACTCGACGGCCTCTCGCTCGAAAGTCACCGCCGCGCGGTGGCGGCGCGCGCCGCCTTTGCGCGTGAGATCGTTCCCCTCGACGTGACGCTCCCTTCCGGCGATCGGAAGACCTTTGCACTGGACGAAGGACCGCGAGAGGCGACGTCCATGGAGAAGCTTCGCGCGCTCCCTACGGTGTTCAAAGAGGGCGGTGTCGTCCACGCGGGCAACAGCTCACAGATCTCCGACGGAGCGGCAGCGGTTCTCCTCGCGAGCGAAGCCGCCATCAAGAGGTACGGCCTCAAGGCGCGCGCGCGCATCGTGGCGACGGCCACCGCTGGCGTCGACCCGGTGACCATGTTGACGGGCGTCATTCCCGCGACGCGCAAGGTGCTAGCTCGCGCCGGTCTCTCGATGAAGGACATCGATCTGTTCGAGGTCAACGAGGCTTTTGCCTCGGTCGTCGGCGCCTGGCAGAGAGATGTCGGCGCTGACTTGGCCAAGGTCAACGTGCGAGGCGGTGCCATCGCCCTCGGACATCCTTTGGGTGCGTCGGGCGCGCGTCTCGCCACAACGCTGCTCCACGCGCTCGAAGATCGCAGTGCGCGCTACGGCTTGCAGACGATGTGCATCGGCTTCGGCCAAGCGACGGCGACCATCGTGGACGCGAACGTGTGA
- a CDS encoding AAA family ATPase → MQTEVPSTPLSARLAEISRTLETTFLGKEEVVRLLLIAVIAGEHAVLIGPPGTAKSALVRLFSRLLDARYFEYLLTRFTEPNEIFGPVDISAFREGRYERRIEGMLPDAEIVFLDEVFKSNSAILNALLTLLNERRYTSGGRVLSCPLLSAFGASNEVPTDESLAAIYDRFLLRIRSDNLDAYHFQELLQRGLKHEVLAMGGAPVRPLASAKELGSLHRAFATRLSFTDEFLSAYKGLAFQIRAEGISISDRRVVKLLKLFAASAFLDGRSKPDASDFFILKHVWNNEDQAAILESIVTPVLEAHFREHPATRRASTLGVGIEGFAAEIDRIRQVLIGGGALGDVQLFSQLKALSEIKTALSQLPDARAPELVKRVDQLLDASFKSGRFAQI, encoded by the coding sequence ATGCAAACCGAAGTCCCGTCCACGCCGCTCAGCGCCCGTCTCGCCGAGATCTCGCGCACTCTCGAGACGACGTTCCTCGGCAAAGAAGAGGTCGTGCGGCTCCTGCTCATCGCGGTCATCGCCGGCGAGCACGCCGTCCTTATCGGGCCCCCCGGCACCGCCAAGTCGGCACTGGTGCGCCTCTTCTCGAGGCTCCTCGACGCTCGCTACTTCGAGTACCTCTTGACCCGCTTCACCGAGCCCAACGAGATCTTCGGCCCCGTCGACATCTCGGCCTTTCGCGAGGGCCGCTACGAACGACGCATCGAAGGCATGTTGCCCGACGCCGAGATCGTCTTTCTGGACGAGGTCTTCAAGTCGAATTCGGCGATCCTGAACGCGCTGCTCACGCTCTTGAACGAGCGCCGCTATACAAGTGGCGGCCGCGTCCTTTCGTGCCCGCTGCTCTCGGCCTTCGGCGCCTCGAACGAAGTGCCCACCGACGAGTCGCTCGCGGCCATCTACGATCGCTTCTTGCTCCGCATTCGGAGCGACAACCTTGACGCGTACCACTTCCAGGAGCTCCTCCAGCGCGGCCTCAAGCATGAGGTCCTCGCCATGGGCGGCGCCCCGGTGCGGCCGCTCGCTTCGGCAAAGGAGCTGGGCAGTCTGCACCGCGCGTTTGCGACGCGCCTGTCGTTCACCGACGAGTTCCTGTCGGCGTACAAGGGGCTCGCGTTCCAGATTCGTGCCGAGGGCATTTCGATCTCCGATCGGCGCGTCGTCAAGCTGCTCAAGCTCTTCGCGGCGAGCGCCTTCCTTGACGGACGCAGCAAGCCCGACGCATCCGATTTCTTTATCCTGAAGCACGTTTGGAACAACGAGGACCAAGCGGCGATCTTGGAGAGCATCGTCACGCCGGTGTTGGAAGCCCACTTCCGCGAACACCCGGCGACGCGCCGGGCCTCGACGCTCGGCGTGGGCATCGAAGGCTTCGCCGCGGAGATCGATCGCATCCGGCAGGTGCTCATCGGCGGCGGCGCGCTCGGCGATGTTCAGCTCTTCAGCCAGCTGAAGGCCTTGAGCGAGATCAAAACCGCCCTGTCGCAGCTGCCCGACGCGCGCGCCCCGGAGCTCGTCAAGCGCGTGGATCAGCTTCTCGACGCGTCGTTCAAGAGCGGGCGCTTCGCCCAGATTTGA
- a CDS encoding insulinase family protein, whose protein sequence is MKTSRRFGSLLLLGLLVGCGAASPEPEVPIVPPPVSQPKVAKTPPPVVLTTPDAPFRQKAPAADGSVTFVPPKIETLKLKNGLRVLFVERRDLPIVSVRVVIKGGAGDYDFKPGVASFMGSMLEQGAGKRSALEISDEYEAIGAQHGAGVDWDSAYVAVKVMSEHLERALDLLADVTLRPTFPEAEIERQKERRLGNLVQERRSAGAMAGNAVSATVFGRKHPYGHALVGREEDVKAVKKGALEGAYRTLFNAKHATLVVAGDVAKDDVTAKLEKAFGGWKPTAGAAPKAPATPKLSEKESRLVLVDLPKATQTQVLLAQPGAPFGSPDREVISVLNAILGGTFGSRINLNLREDKGITYGARSRFGLYRGAGSFTAGGAMAAKDGGGLAAATTVAIRELFAEVQKMRDVEVSDDELKNAKEQMKLAMPGRFETVSEVTSALEDLAVYDLPADDFGKRVARIEAVTAKDIKRVATDLLRPKAMKVVVVGDKAKLEADLDKLHLGPMDVRDATGEPVKADAPKKEEPSAAPSKTDTKPSAPKAGAPKKEPALKK, encoded by the coding sequence ATGAAGACCTCGCGACGGTTCGGGTCCCTTCTCTTGCTAGGGCTCTTGGTCGGCTGCGGTGCCGCGTCGCCGGAACCTGAGGTTCCCATCGTGCCTCCGCCGGTTTCACAGCCCAAGGTCGCCAAGACACCGCCGCCGGTCGTCCTCACGACGCCTGATGCGCCGTTTCGTCAGAAGGCACCAGCAGCCGACGGTTCGGTGACGTTTGTCCCGCCGAAGATCGAGACGTTGAAGCTCAAGAACGGCCTCCGCGTGCTCTTCGTCGAGCGCCGCGACCTGCCCATCGTCAGCGTTCGCGTGGTCATCAAAGGGGGCGCCGGCGACTACGACTTCAAGCCCGGCGTGGCCTCGTTCATGGGATCGATGCTCGAGCAAGGGGCCGGTAAACGAAGCGCCCTCGAGATCTCCGACGAGTACGAGGCGATCGGCGCGCAACACGGCGCCGGCGTCGACTGGGACTCGGCCTACGTGGCCGTCAAGGTCATGTCGGAGCACCTCGAGCGCGCGCTCGACCTGCTCGCCGACGTCACGCTGCGGCCGACCTTCCCCGAGGCGGAGATCGAGCGACAAAAGGAGCGGCGTCTCGGCAACTTGGTTCAAGAACGACGCAGCGCCGGCGCCATGGCCGGCAACGCGGTCTCCGCCACGGTCTTCGGCCGCAAGCACCCCTACGGTCACGCGCTCGTTGGCCGCGAGGAAGACGTCAAAGCCGTGAAGAAGGGTGCCCTCGAAGGCGCCTACCGAACGCTCTTCAACGCCAAGCACGCCACCCTGGTCGTCGCCGGCGACGTCGCGAAAGACGACGTCACCGCGAAACTTGAAAAGGCTTTTGGCGGCTGGAAGCCAACGGCAGGCGCGGCGCCGAAAGCGCCCGCAACGCCGAAGCTGAGCGAGAAGGAGTCGCGGCTCGTCCTCGTTGACCTGCCGAAGGCCACCCAGACCCAGGTTCTCCTCGCCCAGCCCGGCGCGCCGTTCGGGTCCCCCGATCGGGAGGTCATTTCGGTGCTCAACGCCATCTTGGGCGGCACCTTCGGGAGCCGCATCAACCTCAACCTGCGCGAAGACAAGGGGATCACCTACGGGGCGCGCTCACGCTTCGGGCTCTACCGCGGCGCCGGTTCCTTCACGGCTGGTGGCGCCATGGCGGCGAAAGACGGCGGTGGCCTCGCGGCGGCCACGACGGTCGCCATCCGCGAGCTCTTCGCCGAAGTGCAGAAGATGCGAGACGTCGAGGTCAGCGACGACGAGCTCAAGAACGCCAAGGAGCAGATGAAGCTCGCCATGCCTGGGCGCTTCGAGACCGTCTCCGAGGTGACCTCTGCGCTCGAGGATCTCGCCGTCTATGACCTGCCTGCTGATGATTTTGGCAAGCGCGTCGCGCGCATCGAGGCCGTCACAGCCAAGGACATCAAGCGCGTGGCGACGGACCTCTTGCGCCCGAAGGCCATGAAGGTCGTGGTTGTGGGGGACAAGGCGAAGCTCGAGGCGGACCTCGACAAGCTGCACCTCGGTCCGATGGATGTTCGCGACGCCACTGGCGAACCGGTCAAGGCTGACGCGCCCAAGAAAGAGGAACCGAGCGCCGCGCCGAGCAAGACGGACACGAAGCCCAGCGCGCCCAAGGCCGGTGCACCGAAGAAGGAGCCGGCGCTCAAGAAGTGA